The Deltaproteobacteria bacterium genome contains a region encoding:
- a CDS encoding F0F1 ATP synthase subunit alpha, with the protein MEIRAAEISEFIKKQIQDYEREVEVRETGRVLSTGDGIARIYGLDKAAAGELLEFPHNIFGMVLNLEEDNVGAAIFGEAHEIHQGDEVRRTGRIAEVPVGDGLLGRVVDALGQPMDGKGPIESKENRRIEIKAPGIIARQPVKEPLQTGIKAIDSMIPIGRGQRELIIGDRQTGKTAVAIDTIINQKGGDVICIYVAIGQKRSTVAQVVDRLARHGAMAYTIVVAATASDAAPLQFIAPYTGCTMGEFFRDTGRHALCIYDDLSKHAVAYRQLSLLLRRPPGREAYPGDVFYLHSRLLERAAKMSEDRGGGSLTALPIIETQAGDVSAYIPTNVISITDGQIFLESDLFFSGVRPAVNVGLSVSRVGGNAQIKAMRQVAGTMRLDLAQYREMAAFAQFGSDLDASTQRLLARGSRLVEVLKQGQYEPLPVAKQVLIMYAATNDYIDQLEVTALKRYEQELYRFVENRHPDVLKDIVTKKQIDDALKQKLKSVLDEFKTAFVP; encoded by the coding sequence AATTCAGGACTACGAACGCGAAGTCGAAGTCCGTGAAACCGGCCGCGTGTTGTCGACCGGCGACGGCATCGCCCGCATCTACGGCCTCGACAAGGCGGCCGCCGGCGAGCTGCTCGAGTTCCCGCACAACATCTTCGGCATGGTTCTCAACCTCGAAGAGGACAACGTCGGCGCCGCCATCTTCGGCGAAGCCCACGAGATCCACCAGGGCGACGAGGTCCGCCGCACCGGCCGCATCGCCGAAGTACCGGTGGGCGACGGGCTGCTCGGCCGCGTGGTTGACGCTCTCGGTCAACCAATGGACGGCAAAGGGCCGATCGAGAGCAAGGAAAACCGCCGCATCGAGATCAAGGCGCCCGGCATCATTGCGCGCCAGCCGGTCAAGGAACCTTTGCAGACCGGGATCAAAGCCATCGACAGCATGATCCCGATCGGACGCGGCCAACGTGAGCTGATCATCGGCGACCGTCAGACCGGCAAGACCGCCGTCGCCATCGACACCATCATCAATCAAAAGGGCGGCGACGTGATCTGCATCTACGTCGCCATCGGCCAGAAGCGCTCGACCGTGGCGCAGGTGGTCGATCGGCTGGCCCGCCACGGTGCGATGGCCTACACCATCGTCGTCGCCGCCACTGCTTCCGACGCTGCTCCGCTGCAGTTCATAGCTCCGTACACCGGCTGCACCATGGGCGAGTTCTTCCGCGACACCGGCCGCCACGCGCTGTGCATTTACGACGACCTGTCGAAACATGCGGTGGCGTACCGCCAGCTTTCCCTTCTGCTGCGCCGGCCGCCTGGCCGCGAAGCTTATCCGGGCGACGTGTTCTATCTCCACTCGCGGCTGCTCGAACGTGCCGCCAAGATGAGTGAAGACCGCGGCGGCGGCTCGCTCACGGCGCTGCCGATCATCGAAACCCAGGCCGGCGACGTTTCGGCGTACATCCCGACCAACGTCATCTCCATCACCGACGGCCAGATCTTCCTCGAAAGCGACTTGTTCTTCTCCGGCGTCCGCCCGGCGGTCAACGTCGGCCTCTCGGTGTCACGCGTCGGCGGCAACGCCCAGATCAAAGCCATGCGGCAGGTTGCCGGTACCATGCGGCTCGACCTCGCCCAGTACCGCGAGATGGCCGCGTTTGCGCAGTTCGGCTCCGACCTCGATGCTTCCACCCAACGCCTGCTCGCCCGCGGCAGCCGCCTGGTGGAGGTGCTCAAGCAGGGCCAGTACGAGCCGCTGCCGGTCGCCAAGCAGGTGCTGATCATGTACGCCGCTACCAACGACTATATCGATCAGCTCGAGGTGACGGCGCTCAAACGTTACGAACAGGAACTCTATCGCTTCGTCGAGAACCGCCACCCCGACGTGCTCAAAGACATCGTCACCAAGAAACAAATCGACGACGCCTTGAAGCAGAAGCTCAAAAGCGTGCTCGACGAGTTCAAGACCGCCTTCGTGCCGTGA